From a single Clostridium isatidis genomic region:
- a CDS encoding polymer-forming cytoskeletal protein, with translation MSDLSSVKIFGNGTLKSGEFNKIQILGDVDATGDIKCNKLSVMGDLRIEGKLKCGDFKVMGECTLEESVETEDFNILGQVRAEKEVEVKSYLKVVGEFYITNSLKIKDGNIVGQVINKNNIFFDSLKVTGELRSMGDCEGNIFFSKGRLDISGLLSADKIEIVPKGNSTINEIGGSEICIRKNKYWEGSNGRVKANLIEGDKITLENTDCDIVRGEEITILGNCNIKRVEYTKTISIDKNSKVGEELCQNS, from the coding sequence ATGAGTGATTTAAGCAGCGTTAAGATATTTGGTAATGGAACATTAAAAAGTGGAGAATTTAATAAGATTCAAATTTTAGGAGATGTAGATGCAACTGGGGATATTAAATGTAATAAGTTAAGTGTTATGGGAGATTTAAGGATAGAAGGTAAATTAAAATGTGGAGATTTTAAGGTAATGGGAGAATGTACCTTAGAAGAAAGTGTAGAAACAGAAGATTTTAATATTTTAGGTCAGGTTAGGGCGGAAAAGGAAGTAGAAGTTAAATCCTATTTAAAGGTTGTTGGTGAGTTTTATATAACAAATTCATTAAAAATAAAAGATGGTAATATCGTAGGGCAAGTTATAAATAAAAATAATATTTTCTTTGATAGCCTTAAAGTTACGGGGGAATTAAGAAGTATGGGAGATTGTGAAGGAAATATATTTTTCAGTAAAGGCAGATTAGATATTTCAGGCTTATTATCAGCAGACAAAATTGAAATAGTGCCAAAAGGAAATAGCACCATAAATGAAATTGGCGGCAGTGAAATATGTATTAGAAAAAATAAGTATTGGGAAGGCTCTAACGGCAGAGTTAAAGCAAATCTTATAGAGGGGGATAAGATAACGCTTGAAAACACTGACTGCGATATAGTCAGGGGAGAAGAAATTACTATTTTGGGAAACTGCAATATAAAAAGAGTAGAATATACTAAAACAATATCAATTGATAAAAATAGTAAAGTAGGCGAAGAACTATGTCAGAACAGTTAA